One genomic region from Pempheris klunzingeri isolate RE-2024b chromosome 4, fPemKlu1.hap1, whole genome shotgun sequence encodes:
- the cwf19l2 gene encoding CWF19-like protein 2: protein MATHGTSFESASSIEERKESKRQARQEALEKAKRQHEKEERKKELKRQRGEDTWMLPEINQRLQDIEEEGSVKSKRKKEKTSKKKKEKKKKAKKEKRTAEAGDGSSDSSADSGPEWVEAQPQTQPAKAWQVSDKPTESNLNPAQNVQRDEWMTFDFLAMKTTSTTERRAEKERLKEEEREKAQAIEQAGLHKLELNPYWKDGGTGLPPEEKAGTAATKVSVVNDGGLSWLKKNYQRMKEQAEREQRSLNDVVAERYGSMEEFQQRLADAEKAVYGQRRRGEEGDRTSRGGWRKGENEDRERWRRKEGDGDERDRWRRNERERDSPPSDRERYRAGRGEDKERGGYRGREEERGRGGDRFREKDRDRERERDRGRDNDRDGDKERERDGDRERNRERDGPSFSSSSSSSSSGQNPSQRSLSLGSLKSRFLKPSDDDDSSEAPTRPPPAQPSTGFLKPSSDDEDSGPHNKISIPAWKKSSNPARESEILEKEKERDPGKAVTAPQDEPRGDKATATTLRSESESEEEEEVQLLSEEEMNKLGAKLVKAEIIGNMAMVEKLKAQLDAAQKAKESHAAQKKLQETAKSMQVTGHSSEDQEVVLFRTDQAGRAWPVNAPSGPQEPHGGRRKKKPIETHVDGQRMRYFQDDDNVGLKEMVRREKMSSAQDQNALYSRMAAKMMGKTDGDNYTLDDMFVSSAAQREGEGRDEERMRNRAMGESRRLAASMEKCHHCFSSQQLQKHLIVAIGSKAYLSLPAGVSMTEGHCLICPLQHHCCATGLDEDVWSEMQLFRRTLVRMFEAQDLDCVFMETHMNPRRRQHMVLECIPLPRELGDMAPIYFKKAIMECDEEWAMNKKIVDLSSKDIRRAIPKGLPYFAVDFGLQGGFAHVIENEQKFPPYFGKEVVGGMMDLEPRRWRKLIRENFDDQRKKVLQFAQWWKPYDCTKTEG from the exons ATGGCGACGCACGGCACAAGTTTTGAGAGCGCAAGCAGCATcgaagaaagaaaggagagtaAACGACAGGCACGACAAGAGGCGCTAGAAAAG GCCAAGCGGCAGcatgagaaggaggagaggaagaaggagctgaagaggcagagaggggaggacaCCTGGATGCTCCCTGAGATCAACCAGAGGCTGCAGGACATAGAGGAA GAGGGCTCTGTCaagagcaagagaaagaaagagaagacatctaaaaagaaaaaggagaagaagaagaaggccaagaaggagaagaggacagCAGAAGCAGGAGATGGCTCCAGTGACAGCTCAGCG GACTCAGGCCCGGAGTGGGTTGAGGCTCAGCCTCAAACACAACCTGCTAAAGCCTGGCAGGTTTCTGATAAGCCCACAGAGAGCAACCTCAACCCAGCACAGAATGTCCAG AGAGACGAATGGATGACCTTTGACTTTTTGGCAATGAAAACCACGTCCACAAcagagaggagggcagagaAAGAACgactgaaagaggaggagagggaaaaggcTCAGGCCATCGAACAg GCTGGTTTGCACAAATTGGAGCTGAACCCGTACTGGAAAGATGGAGGAACTGGTCTGCCCCCCGAGGAGAAAGCTGGTACTGCAGCAACAAAAG TCTCAGTGGTAAATGATGGAGGTCTGAGCTGGCTGAAGAAGAATTATCAGAGGATGAAggagcaggcagagagggagcagcGCAGCCTCAACGATGTGGTGGCTGAGAGATATGGA TCAATGGAAGAATTTCAGCAAAGACTTGCTGATGCTGAGAAAGCTGTGTatggacagaggagaagaggagaagaaggagacaGGACGTCGAGAGGCGggtggaggaaaggagagaatgaggacagagagagatggaggagaaaagagggagatggGGATGAGAGGGATCGATGGAGAAGGAATGAAAGGGAAAGAGATTCGCCGCCTtcggacagagagagataccgtgctggaagaggagaggacaagGAGAGGGGAGGTTATCgaggcagggaggaagagagaggccGAGGCGGAGACAGGTTtagagagaaggacagagacagagagagggaaagggataGAGGAAGAGATAATGACAGAGAtggggacaaagagagagagagagatggggatagagaaagaaatagagaaagagaTGGGCCCagtttttcatcatcatcatcatcatcatcatctgggcAAAATCCGAGTCaacgttctctctctcttgggtCACTAAAAAGCCGCTTCCTCAAACCCtcagatgatgatgacagtaGTGAAG ctccAACACGTCCTCCTCCAGCACAACCGTCCACAGGATTCCTGAAGCCCAGCTCTGATGATGAAGACTCTGGCCCACATAATAAAATCAGCATTCCAGCCTGGAAGAAGAGCAGCAATCCTGCCCGTGAATCTGAAATcttggaaaaagagaaagagagggatcCTGGGAAAGCTGTAACCGCTCCTCAAGACGAGCCGCGTGGTGATAAAGCCACAGCGACAACATTAAG GAGTGAGAGtgaaagtgaggaagaggaggaggtccaactgctgtcagaggaggagatgaacaAACTGGGGGCCAAACTGGTGAAGGCAGAGATCATTGGCAACATG gccaTGGTTGAGAAGCTGAAAGCACAGCTGGACGCAGCACAGAAAGCCAAAGAGAGCCACGCTGCCCAGAAGAAGCTACAAGAAACGGCTAAATCAATGCAG gtcaCAGGTCACTCCAGTGAAGACCAGGAAGTCGTGCTGTTCAGAACAGACCAAGCAGGTCGGGCCTGGCCAGTCAATGCCCCCTCTGGACCTCAGGAGCCCCATGGAGGACGACGGAAGAAGAAACcg ATTGAGACTCATGTTGATGGCCAACGCATGCGCTACTTCCAGGATGATGACAATGTGGGTCTGAAGGAGAtggtgaggagggagaagatGAGCTCTGCACAGGATCAGAATGCCCTCTACTCTCGCATGGCTGCCAAG ATGATGGGGAAGACAGACGGCGACAACTACACGCTGGATGACATGTTTGTGTCGAGTGCAGCCCAgcgggagggagaggggagggatgaggagaggatgaggaacaGAGCCATGGGGGAGAGTAGGAGACTGGCTGCCTCCATGGAGAAGTGCCATCACTGCTTCAGCAGCCAACAGCTCCAGAAGCACCTCATTGTGGCAATAGGGAGCAAG GCGTACCTGAGCCTGCCTGCGGGAGTGTCGATGACAGAGGGCCACTGTCTCATCTGTCCTCTCCAACATCACTGCTGTGCCACCGGATTGGATGAGGATGTCTGGTCAGAAATGCAG CTGTTCCGGCGTACTTTGGTGCGCATGTTTGAGGCCCAGGATCTggactgtgtgtttatggaaacacacatgaacCCACGCAGAAGACAACACATGGTCCTAGAGTGTATCCCACTACCCAGAGAACTGGGCGATATGGCGCCCATATACTTTAAG AAAGCTATCATGGAGTGTGATGAGGAATGGGCCATGAACAAGAAGATTGTCGACCTCTCCTCGAAAGACATCCGCCGAGCT ATTCCTAAAGGACTGCCCTACTTTGCTGTAGACTTTGGCCTCCAGGGAGGGTTCGCTCATGTCATTGAAAACGAACAGAAGTTCCCCCCTTACTTCGGCAAG GAAGTGGTTGGTGGGATGATGGATTTGGAGCCACGGCGATGGAGAAAGTTGATAAGAGAGAACTTTGACGATCAGAGGAAAAAAGTCCTTCAGTTTGCACAGTGGTGGAAACCGTACGACTGTACCAAGACTGAGGGCTAG